Proteins encoded together in one Lathyrus oleraceus cultivar Zhongwan6 chromosome 5, CAAS_Psat_ZW6_1.0, whole genome shotgun sequence window:
- the LOC127082084 gene encoding uncharacterized protein LOC127082084, with protein MDIPDDEIMDVVPLSVIPYEAINLNQPMDASASACPNQGNISSIPSGSTPATNSKEDIHHTDRVIRNLVTRILNEGHSVKGVSTPLSKIYPSPEVEQHSEKDDNSSSSEKDMAAEGLCSLGKTVSDKRKSMAPKTANASHSEKHDDANVAIDLEDGSSDDQEESLLHHLKPSVAKRMKTRKGRFMVELRSARKTKKTAGIGPSKSLSKVEVKKRKVREDSEYEEDVEEDVPDISPVKKTTARKSSVKVHEVMDLIKADGLLKTVAGFSQCYEGLVKEFILNTPEDIADKNNKDFCKVFVRGKCITFSPTVINNFLGRKIEGAGELEVTDNEGGFSVCVKQVAAWCGLAEGGDDVF; from the exons ATGGACATTCCCGATGATGAGATTATGGATGTTGTTCCTCTCTCTGTTATTCCCTACGAGGCCATTAATTTGAACCAACCCATGGATGCCTCAGCTTCTGCATGCCCCAATCAAGGTAATATTTCTAGTATCCCTTCTGGCTCAACTCCTGCCACTAATTCTAAGGAAGATATACACCACACTGATCGTGTtataagaaacctagtcactagaatccttaatgaaggacattctgtGAAGGGAGTCTCTACTCCACTGTCTAAAATttacccctctcctgaggttgaacaACATAGTGAGAAGGATGACAATTCCTCCAGTTCTGAAAAGGACATGGCTGCTGAAGGGTTGTGCTCTCTAGGGAAAACTGTGTCTGATAAAAGAAAATCTATGGCACCTAAAACTGCCAATGCTTCCCACTCTGAGAAGCATGATGATGCAAATGTGGCGATTGATCTAGAGGATGGTAGCTCTGATGATCAAGAGGAAAGTTTACTTCATCACCTAAAGCCAAGTGTGGCTAAACGCATGAAGACTCGAAAAGGAAGATTTATGGTTGAGCTTAGGTCAGCTAGAAAAACTAAGAAGACTGCTGGTATTGGTCCCTCCAAATCTTTGAGCAAGGTTGAAGTAAAGAAGAGGAAGGTTAGAGAAGACTCTGAGTACGAAgaggatgttgaggaagatgtccctgacatctcgCCTGTGAAGAAAACCACTGCTAGGAAATCTTCTGTTAAAGTTCAT gaggtcatggacctgataaAGGCTGATGGGTTATTGAAGACTGTGGCTGGGTTCTCTCAATGCTATGAGGGTTTAGTTAAGGAATTCATTCTCAACACTCCCGAGGATATTGCTGATAAGAACAACAAGGATttctgcaaggtgtttgtgagGGGTAAGTGTATAACATTCTCTCCCACTGTTATTAATAATTTCCTAGGAAGAAAAATTGAGGGTGCAGGTGAATTGGAAGTTACAGACAATGAG